Below is a window of Gemmatimonadales bacterium DNA.
GGGTGTTCGCAATCTTCGTATCGCCGTCATCAACAACGGGTACCTGGGCATGGTGCGGCAGTGGCAGCAGCTCTTCCACGACCGCCGCTACTCCGGCACGCCCCTCTCCGGTCCTGATTTTCCCGCCCTGGCCCGTTCCTACGGACTCCAGGCCGTTGCTGTCGAGCACACCGATGATCTGGCGGCAGTGCTCGACCGCGTCAGCCGCGCGCCTGACGCGGTACTGATCGACTTCCGGGTCGAGCGCGAAGCCAACGTCTTCCCGATGGTTCCTCCCGGGGCGGCCATCGATGCCATGATCGCGACCGCGACGGAGGCGGTGCAATGAGATCCCTGTCCAAACGGACCTACTTGGTCAGCGTAGGTGGCGGGCTGCTCGGGCTCGAGCGCGTCATCGGTCTGTTGCGGCGCCGTCGGGTTGCCGTCGATGCGCTGGCTGTTCACCCGGCTGAGCGGCTCGAGCGCAGTCGTCTCATGCTCACGATTACCAGTGCCAATCACGATCAGGTCCGGCGCCAGCTGGCTCGGCTGATCGACGTCCATTCTCAAACGGATATCGAGGAGACCATCCATGACGAAGCCGCGTGAAGTATCGGCGCCAACCCTGTTCTATGATCGTGATGCCGATCTGGCTCGCCTGCGTGGTCGGCGGGTCGCCGTGATCGGCTTTGGAAGCCAGGGCCATGCCCATGCCCAGAATCTGGCCGACAGTGGTGTCGAGGTCGTCGTCGGATTGCGGCCGGGATCGCCACGCTGGGACCTGGCCCGGTCCGCCGGGCTCGAGGTGGCTACCACCGCCGACGCGACGCGATCCGCGTCGATCATCATGGTACTCGTGCCTGATCCTGATCAGCGGGCGCTCTATGAACGGGAAATCGAGCCCCACCTTCGCCCCGGACAGACGCTGATGTTTGCGCACGGCTTCAGCATTCGGTTCGGCGAGATCCAGATTCCGGAGGGCGTCGATGTCAGCCTGGTCGCCCCGAAGTGTCCCGGGCATCGGCTCCGCGAGCTGTTCGTCAGCGACGAGGGCGTTCCGGCGCTGGTGGCGGTGGAGGCCGATGCCTCGGGTCGCGCGCTCGACGACGCGCTGGCCTATGCCAAGGCCATCGGGTGCACCCGAGCGGGCGTGCTACTGACAACCTTTGCCGAGGAAGCGGAGACGGATCTGTTTGGTGAGCAGGCGGTGCTGTGCGGCGGCGTCACGGCGCTGGTCCAGGCCGGCTTCGACACGCTGGTGGAGGCTGGTTACCAGCCGGAGGTCGCGTACTTCGAGTGCCTCCACGAGCTCAAGCTCATCGTCGACCTGATGTACCGGGGCGGCCTGGGCCTGATGCGGTACTCCGTCTCGGATACGGCGGAGTATGGCGACTACGTGGCAGGCCCGCGGATCGTCGACGAGCGCACTCGCGAAACGATGCGTGCGATTCTGGCCGAAGTGCAGAGCGGGCAGTTCAGCCGCGAGTGGCTGGCCGAGCACCGGTCAGGCCGGGCTCGGTTGCTGGCGGAACGGCGGCGTCAGGGTGACCATCAGATCGAAGCTGTCGGTGCGCGGCTGCGTCAGATGATGCGTTTCCTGGCCGCGAATCCGACCGCCCAGTCAGCTGGCGCGGTGGCCTGACGCCGCCGGCGGCGGACTCGCGGCAGGGAATCAGGCTCAGTCGGCCTTGTCGAGTCGGACGGTCGTTGTCTCCGGGATGAATCGAGTTGCGGCCAGTCCGACGCCGATGGCGACGGCCATATAGGCCGAGATTGCGAGGGAGGTACCGGTAAGCTCGAACAGCGCCACCGAGATCATCGGAACGAAGGCGCCACCCACCAGGGAGCCGAACTGATATGCCAGGGAGGTGCCGGTGTATCGAATCCTGGTGGGGAACAGCTCGGACAGCAGAGCGGCGATCGGTGCGTATGAGGCCGCGACAGGTACCGCCAGCACTGCGAGTCCCAGGCCCATCAGGACCGGTTCGCGGGTATCGAGCAGCCAGAACAACGGAAACGCCCATAGCAGGCCGCCCACCAGACCCCAGATGCAGACACGGCGGCGTCCCCAGCGGTCAGACCATGCCGCAAACAGCAGGCAGGTTGCGAACCAGACGCTGGCGGCAATCAGCACCAGAGTAATCATAGTGCTGCGCGGCATGCCCAGCTTGCTGACGCCGTACGACAACACATAGGCGATCAGGACATACCCCATCATGGTGTTGCTGGAGAGCACCAGTCCGCCTGTCACCACCTGACGCCAGTGACTTCGGATCGTCTCGACCAGGGGGAGTCGCTCGCGCGGCGGGGCTTTGGCGCGCGCCTCGAGGAACACTGGTGTCTCCTCGAGGCGGAATCGAATCACCAGCCCGATGATCACGAGCAGCGCGCTGAGCAGGAACGGGATGCGCCAACCCCAGCGAAGAAACTCTGCTTCGGGCACCCATGCCACGGCGGCGAGAAACGCGAGGTTGGCAAGGATCAGACCCGCCGGAACGCCGATCTGCACGAAGCCGCCATAGAACCCGCGCCGATGGGGCGGGGCGTACTCGACCACCATCAGGACCGCGCCACCCCACTCGCCGCCTACGCCGATGCCTTGCATGACGCGGAGCAGGACGAGGAGGATGGGCGCCCAGATACCGATCTGAGCGTAGGTCGGAAGCAGGCCGATCAGGACTGTGGCGACACCCATGGTGACCAGGCACACGACCAGCATCTGCTTGCGCCCGATCCGGTCGCCATAGTGCCCGATGATGATGCCGCCGAGTGGTCGGGCCAGGAAGCCGACCGCGAAGGTCGAGAACGATGCCAGGGTGCCGGCGAACTCGGAAACGTTCGGGAAGAAGAGCGGGCCGAACGCAAGCGCTGCCGCCGATGCATAGATGAAGAAGTCGTACCACTCGAAGGTGGTGCCGATAAAACTTGCTGCGACGACGTGTCGCGCCTGACGGGCGCGATCGGCTGCCGCCGTGGAGTCGGATAGCATGGGATCCCGGGTCGGGGAGACCCACTAAGATCACCCGCCGGCCGCCTTCGTCAATCGGAGCGGAGGGGGCCTAGCATTGCACGCAGCGTCTTGAGCCCGCGGCTGATCTGGTTCTCGACCGTTTTGGCGCTCAGGTCCAGACGCGAGGCGATCTCCGCGTAGCTGAGTCCGTCGCGCCAGCGGAGCAGCATGATCTCCCGACGCCGCTCCGGCAGCTGATCGAGAGCCTGCATCAGCTGGGTACCACGATCCGGATTGGGGGAATCGCTCACGCTTCCAGCGATCCGTTCGACCTCGGCGCGTTCCCTTTCCATGACCTCTCGTTCGAGCCAGCGATACTCGAGCCGCAGCCGCTTTTGGCGGTCGAGGGCACGATTGCGGACGGCTCTGGCCAGATAGCCGCCCAGATGGTCGCGAATCTCGATGGTTTCGCGATCGCGCCAAAGTCGAAAGAACACGTCCTGGACCACCTCGGCCGCCGTATCGGGGCACCCGACCACACGGTGGGCCACCGCGCGCAGGCGGGTGTCGTGGCTTCGCACGATCTCGTCGAAGGCGGTCCGGTCAGAGTCCTGTAAACGCTGTAACAAGCTGTCCTCACTCACCTGGTTGCTGTTGCGGGCATGGCGGCGTCAGTCAGAAGCGCCGCAACCGCTGCGCCGATGGCCTCGGTTCCGTACGGTGTGGTCGATGCGTCCGCCAGGTCGGCAGGCAGGAGCCCTGCGCTCCAGGCCTGTTCGACGACCTGCTCGACCGCGTCTGCCTCCGTACCCAGCGACAGCCCCTGTCGGAGCAGCATGGCGGCGGACAGAATGGCGCCGTACGGGTTGGCGAGATCACGGCCGGCAATCGTGGGAGCGGAGCCGTGGATGGGCTCGAATAGCCCAGGCGTTCCCGGCGCACCGAGCGACGCGGACGGCAGCAGCCCGATCGATCCGGCCAGCATGGCGGCCTCGTCGGTCAGGATGTCGCCGAACAGGTTCTCGGTGAGGATGACGTCGAACGCCCCCGGATTGCGAATCAGGTGCATGGCGCAGGCATCGACAAGCACATGCTCGACCGTCAGGTCCGCAAACTCCTCGGCCATGACGCGGGTCACAGTTTCTCGCCACAGCCTGGAGGTTTCGAGCACGTTGGCCTTGTCCACCGACGCGAGCCGTCCGCGGCGACCTCGGGCAAGCTGACCGGCCCGGCGGGCCACCCGCTCGATCTCGGCTGTGGAGTAGCGGCAGACGTCGATGGCCTCTTCGCCACCCTCGCCGGGGCCGCGCGACTTGTCGCCGAAGTACATCCCACCGGTCAGTTCGCGCACAACGACGAGGTCGACGCCGCGGACCACCTCAGGCCGCAGGGTCGATCGATCGGCCAGGCAGTCCGGGACACGCACCGGCCGCAGGTTTGCGTAGACGCCCAGCCCCTTTCTGAGTGCCAGCAAGCCCTGCTCCGGCCGGACGGTCGCCTCAGCCCCATCCCATTGAGGTCCGCCAACTGCGCCGAGCAGGACGGCGCTGGCTGACCGGCAGGCGTGGAGCGTCGAGTCGGGGAGGGCGGATCCCGTTGCATCGATGGCTGCCCCACCGATTGGTGCGCTCTCGAACTGGAAGCGGTGGCCGAACAGGTCCGCGACGGCGGTCAGGATTCGAACGGCCTGAGCCGTCACTTCGGGACCGATGCCGTCGCCGGGAAGGGTTACGATGTTCGCGTTCATCCGTGCTGTTCCTCGAATGCCTGGATGGCGCCTGCCTGCTGCAGCAGGTAGCCAAGTTCGTCGACGCCTTCGATCAGGCAGAATCGGGCGAAGGGATCGATCGGAAATGAGGTCGACCAGGTGCCGATCCGAAGCTGCCGAGCTGGCAGGTCGACAGTCAGACCGATTTCCGGTACCTGTTCGAGCGTCCGGACCAGGGCGGTCCAGCTGTCGCTGTCCACCGCAATCGGGAGGAGGCCGTTCTTGAGAGCGTTCGAGCGGAAGATGTCGCCGAACGACGGGGCGACGATGGCGCGGATGCCGAAATCGACGAGCGCCCAGGCTGCATGCTCACGTGACGAGCCGCAGCCGAAGTTGCGTCCCGCCACCAGGATTGGTCGGCCCGCCGCACCAGGGTCATTCAGGGGAAAGTCGGGTTTCGGAGTCCCGTCAGCCTGGTTCCGCCAGTCGGCAAACAGGTGCGCGCCGAGTCCTTCGCGTGTGGTCGCCTTAAGGTAGCGCGCGGGAATGATCT
It encodes the following:
- the ilvC gene encoding ketol-acid reductoisomerase; this translates as MTKPREVSAPTLFYDRDADLARLRGRRVAVIGFGSQGHAHAQNLADSGVEVVVGLRPGSPRWDLARSAGLEVATTADATRSASIIMVLVPDPDQRALYEREIEPHLRPGQTLMFAHGFSIRFGEIQIPEGVDVSLVAPKCPGHRLRELFVSDEGVPALVAVEADASGRALDDALAYAKAIGCTRAGVLLTTFAEEAETDLFGEQAVLCGGVTALVQAGFDTLVEAGYQPEVAYFECLHELKLIVDLMYRGGLGLMRYSVSDTAEYGDYVAGPRIVDERTRETMRAILAEVQSGQFSREWLAEHRSGRARLLAERRRQGDHQIEAVGARLRQMMRFLAANPTAQSAGAVA
- a CDS encoding MHS family MFS transporter yields the protein MLSDSTAAADRARQARHVVAASFIGTTFEWYDFFIYASAAALAFGPLFFPNVSEFAGTLASFSTFAVGFLARPLGGIIIGHYGDRIGRKQMLVVCLVTMGVATVLIGLLPTYAQIGIWAPILLVLLRVMQGIGVGGEWGGAVLMVVEYAPPHRRGFYGGFVQIGVPAGLILANLAFLAAVAWVPEAEFLRWGWRIPFLLSALLVIIGLVIRFRLEETPVFLEARAKAPPRERLPLVETIRSHWRQVVTGGLVLSSNTMMGYVLIAYVLSYGVSKLGMPRSTMITLVLIAASVWFATCLLFAAWSDRWGRRRVCIWGLVGGLLWAFPLFWLLDTREPVLMGLGLAVLAVPVAASYAPIAALLSELFPTRIRYTGTSLAYQFGSLVGGAFVPMISVALFELTGTSLAISAYMAVAIGVGLAATRFIPETTTVRLDKAD
- a CDS encoding sigma-70 family RNA polymerase sigma factor, with product MLQRLQDSDRTAFDEIVRSHDTRLRAVAHRVVGCPDTAAEVVQDVFFRLWRDRETIEIRDHLGGYLARAVRNRALDRQKRLRLEYRWLEREVMERERAEVERIAGSVSDSPNPDRGTQLMQALDQLPERRREIMLLRWRDGLSYAEIASRLDLSAKTVENQISRGLKTLRAMLGPLRSD
- the leuB gene encoding 3-isopropylmalate dehydrogenase, with translation MNANIVTLPGDGIGPEVTAQAVRILTAVADLFGHRFQFESAPIGGAAIDATGSALPDSTLHACRSASAVLLGAVGGPQWDGAEATVRPEQGLLALRKGLGVYANLRPVRVPDCLADRSTLRPEVVRGVDLVVVRELTGGMYFGDKSRGPGEGGEEAIDVCRYSTAEIERVARRAGQLARGRRGRLASVDKANVLETSRLWRETVTRVMAEEFADLTVEHVLVDACAMHLIRNPGAFDVILTENLFGDILTDEAAMLAGSIGLLPSASLGAPGTPGLFEPIHGSAPTIAGRDLANPYGAILSAAMLLRQGLSLGTEADAVEQVVEQAWSAGLLPADLADASTTPYGTEAIGAAVAALLTDAAMPATATR
- the leuD gene encoding 3-isopropylmalate dehydratase small subunit; its protein translation is MTHWAAPWTGQATLLAADDVDTDQIIPARYLKATTREGLGAHLFADWRNQADGTPKPDFPLNDPGAAGRPILVAGRNFGCGSSREHAAWALVDFGIRAIVAPSFGDIFRSNALKNGLLPIAVDSDSWTALVRTLEQVPEIGLTVDLPARQLRIGTWSTSFPIDPFARFCLIEGVDELGYLLQQAGAIQAFEEQHG